The region ACTCCGCCGCGTTACCCGGACATCCGTGCACAGGGGACCGCTGGTATTCAGACGACGGAAAACCCCATCAACGATGAACTGGAAGCCCAGTATCCGGACGAGGATGTGTCGATACCCGCCATTTTCTCGGGCTACACCAACACCACGGGTAACCCGTTCCTCGAGCCGGAAATTTCCCTGAACCACGACATCTCGCTCGAATGGTATCCGCGGAAAGGGTCCTCGGTGTATATGTCGCTCTTCCACAAGACGATCGACAATTACATTACCTTCAACAACTTCTCGGCGCCGGCGAGTGACTTCTTTGCGGAAGAAAACTACCCGCAATCCGCGCCCGCTGATGGTGGCAGCAGTACGTTCCTCAATGGTCCCGTTTCCAGTCGGACCAACTTCAATGCCGAGGAAGACACGATCATCAGTGGCTTCGAGCTCGGCGGGCGCACCTACTTTGACAATCTTCCGGGTTGGTTGAGCGGGTTTGGTGTCGATGCCAACGTCACTTACATCGACAACGATTCGCCCGACGCATTTGCGCTGGACATCAATGGCGATGAACTGAGTGTCCCGGTCATCGGCTTGTCGGAGTGGTCCTACTCGACGACTCTGCTGTACGATTGGGATAAATTCAGCGCGCGGCTGGCGTGGAACTGGCGGGATCGCTACCTCACCACCACCAACGACTCGGGCACGACCAACGTCTATACCGATCCGTTCAGTGGTGAGCAGGTCCAGTTCGGGTTACCCGTCTACGCGGCGGCGTCCGGTCGTCTGGATGGCAGCATCTCGTACCAGTTGACCGACTCCGTCAACGTCAAGCTGAACGTGCAGAACATCACTGATGAAGATCAGAGAACCGAGATGGAAATCCTTGATGGACGGTATGTTGATCGCGGGGTGTTTGTCACCGACCGGCGTATCAGTCTGCACGTGGGGGTTGACTTCTAAGTGAGCCATGAAGGACGCTCTTGAACATTCCAACGTATGTGTAATGAGGTGCTGAAATGAGCAAGAGCGTCCTGATCGTTGGGGGTGGAACCGCAGGCTGGATCACCGCGGCCTATATGGCGCGGATGCTGGCGGCGGATACCCCCGGCGGGGTTTCCATTACCCTGGTGGAATCTGATGAGATTGGTACTGTCGGTGTAGGCGAGGGTACCTTTCCCATCATTCGCAAAACGATGGGCCGAATCGGCCTGGACGAAAGCGAACTTATTCGAGAAGCGGATGCCACCTTCAAACAGGGCATCCGGTTCAATCATTGGAAACGCAATCCGGCCGACGCGCCGGATGACACCTATTTTCATCCCTTCCAGGTATGCTCCCAGCACACCGATATGGACCTTCTGCCCTATTGGCTGCTCGGCGTAGCCGGAGATGTGCCCTGGGCGGAAGCCTGCACGGTGCAGGAGCGGGTGGTGGATGCCAAGCTTGCCCCCAAACTCATTACCCATCCCAATTACAATGCCCCATTGAACTATGCCTATCACTTCGATGCGGGCAAACTGGCGCAGGTGGTGCGCCGGCGTGCGATGGATATGGGGGTGAAGCGACTGATCGATACGATCGATGAGGTAAAGCTTGATGAAAACGGCGCAATTGGCTCTTTGCAGGGGCGTGCCAATGGTGAACTCAAGGCTGATCTGTACATTGATTGCAGCGGCTTCCGGGCGCGGCTGATCGGGGAAACCCTGGGGTCGGAGTTTACCTCCTATAAACACCAGCTGTTCTGCGACCGGGCCGTCGCCATGCAGGTACCCTATGACCGGCCCGGTGCGCCGATTCCCTCCTGCACCTATGCCACAGCCCAGGACGCTGGCTGGACCTGGGATATCGGTCTTCACAATCGACGCGGTGTCGGCTATGTCTATTCCTCTTCGCACTGCAGCGACGATGCCGCACTGGATACTCTGAGGCGGTATGTGGGGCCGAAAGCCGATGAACTGAAACATCGGCAGTTGTCTTTCGAGGCCGGGTTCAGAAAGGTCCAGTGGTACAAAAACTGTGTGGGGATAGGACTCTCGGTCGGTTTTATCGAGCCGCTGGAGGCGACCGGAATCAGTTTCGCCGAGGTGGCCGCCCTCATGCTGTGCAACCTCTTCCCCTGGTCGGGCGACACCGAGCGCTCGGCCAAACAGTTCAATGAGGCCATGACAAAGCGGTTCGAGCATGTCATCGACTTTATCAAGCTTCACTATTATTTGAGCCAGCGAACGGACACGGCCTTTTGGCGTGACAACCGGGACCCCGCGTCGGCTTCCGACTATCTGAAAGGCAAGCTGGAGCAGTGGCGACACAGGCCGCCTTCGTTTCTGGATATCGATGCCAGCCACGATATTTTTGACGAGAATAGCTGGCAATACATTCTTTATGGGATGGATTTCAAAACCGATATTTCGGCCCGTGCCGGCGCATTGCGTTTCTATGAAGACGCAAAGCGGGAGTTTGAAAGCATTCGCCAGCAGAGTCACAACGCCTTGAGCGCCGTACCGACCCACCGGGATCTGGTGAGCGAAGTGGTGGCGCATGGCTTCCGTCCCAAGAAGCGAGCGCGCGCATGAACGTAAGTTCAGTCCCTGATGCCGATAGCAAAGACGAGCCGTACGCAGTGAGCGATGTCGTTATTGTCGGTGGAGGTTCTTCCGGCTGGATGTGCGCCGCTGCCATTGCGCGAATGGCCGCCCCCGGCTTGTCAATCACTCTGGTGGAGTCTGAGGATATTGGTGTGATTGGCGTCGGTGAGGCCACCATTCCGCCATTGATCGAGTTCAACGAATTTCTCGGTTTGAATGAAAATGAGTTCTTGAGTGAGTGCGGCGGGACTTTCAAGGTTGGTATTGAGTTTGTTGATTGGCTGAACGTTGGCGAGCGCTATTTCCACCCGTTCGGCTTTTTTGGGCGTGATACGCCGGAGTTTGCTTTTCATCAACTCTGGCTTCGCTTGCGGGCATTGTCTGCCAAAGGCGTTGCGCCTCCCGATGCGGCAGGCGACATTACCCAGTACAACCTTTGCGCGATGGCGGCTCGTCTCGGGCGTTTTTCCCCGCCACAAGGTGGCGTAGATACCATTTTATCCACCATGCGCCACGCCTACCATTTTGACTCCAGGCGCTACGGTCAGTTACTGCGCCGCTACGCCGAGCAACGAGGCGTTCGTCGTGTTGAGGGGCTGATTGAGGGTGTCCAGCGGGACCCGGATCAGGGGGAGATTCGCTCCTTGACACTACGCAACGGCGAGGTGCTGGAGGGAGACCTGTTCATTGATTGCAGTGGTTTCAAATCGTTGCTGATTGAAGGTGCCATGGGGAGCGACTTCGTGGACTGGAGTCGCTATCTCCCCTGTGACCGGGCGCTCGCTATGCCAACCACAGGCTCCGGCATGGCTGACCCGTACACCCGTGCCACTGCCGACCGCGGAGGATGGCGTTGGCGGATTCCCCTGCAGGAGCGGATGGGTAATGGCTATGTCTACGCCAGTGCGTTTGTGAGTGAGGATGAAGTGCATCGCCGGTTGGTTGAAGGGGCTGAGGGAGAGGCGCTGGCTGATCCTCGCCCCTTGTCGTTTCGTACCGGGCACCGCCGGACTTTCTGGGAGAAGAACTGTGTGGCGATTGGCCTCTCTGGCGGCTTTATCGAGCCGCTGGAATCGACCAGCATCCACCTGACCCAGATGGGGATTCAGAGACTTCTGAATCTGTGGCCGGGTCGAGGGTTTAATGACGCTGAGATAGCGCATTACAATCGGGTGATGGCGGACGACTACGAGCGCATTCGGGACTTTATTGTTCTTCACTATAGTGCCACGAACCGGAGGGACACGGAGTTCTGGCGCTATGTGGGCGATATGGAGATTCCCGATACCCTGGCTGAAAAACTGGAGATCTTCCGGGGAAGTGGTCGGATCATTCCCTCGCCGGAGGACCTGTTCACGCCTCACAGTTGGTTGGCGGTAATGCTGGGGCAGGGCATCACCCCCCGAGCCTATGATGCCCTGGTGGATCGTGTACCAGAGCGCGCGCTCATCCAGAATATGCGGCATCTGAAAGAAGCTGTTGCCAAAACGGCGGCCGCGTTACCCTCTCATGGTGACTATATACAACGGTACTGTGCCACCCGCGCCAGGTAGGGCGTCTCATCAGAACTCGAACGAGAACCCTTTGTCGGTCAACCGCTCATAAGCCGCGGAATCAAACCGGTACAGGTTCGCCGCCCGGTGCGGTACGCCTTTCTGTTTCTCGTTGCAGGGAGCCAGCAGGTTCATTTTCATCATCTTACGGCGGAAGTTGGGCTTGTCCAGCTTCACATCGAGGATGGCCTCGTA is a window of Marinimicrobium sp. C6131 DNA encoding:
- a CDS encoding tryptophan halogenase family protein, which codes for MNVSSVPDADSKDEPYAVSDVVIVGGGSSGWMCAAAIARMAAPGLSITLVESEDIGVIGVGEATIPPLIEFNEFLGLNENEFLSECGGTFKVGIEFVDWLNVGERYFHPFGFFGRDTPEFAFHQLWLRLRALSAKGVAPPDAAGDITQYNLCAMAARLGRFSPPQGGVDTILSTMRHAYHFDSRRYGQLLRRYAEQRGVRRVEGLIEGVQRDPDQGEIRSLTLRNGEVLEGDLFIDCSGFKSLLIEGAMGSDFVDWSRYLPCDRALAMPTTGSGMADPYTRATADRGGWRWRIPLQERMGNGYVYASAFVSEDEVHRRLVEGAEGEALADPRPLSFRTGHRRTFWEKNCVAIGLSGGFIEPLESTSIHLTQMGIQRLLNLWPGRGFNDAEIAHYNRVMADDYERIRDFIVLHYSATNRRDTEFWRYVGDMEIPDTLAEKLEIFRGSGRIIPSPEDLFTPHSWLAVMLGQGITPRAYDALVDRVPERALIQNMRHLKEAVAKTAAALPSHGDYIQRYCATRAR
- a CDS encoding tryptophan halogenase family protein, whose product is MSKSVLIVGGGTAGWITAAYMARMLAADTPGGVSITLVESDEIGTVGVGEGTFPIIRKTMGRIGLDESELIREADATFKQGIRFNHWKRNPADAPDDTYFHPFQVCSQHTDMDLLPYWLLGVAGDVPWAEACTVQERVVDAKLAPKLITHPNYNAPLNYAYHFDAGKLAQVVRRRAMDMGVKRLIDTIDEVKLDENGAIGSLQGRANGELKADLYIDCSGFRARLIGETLGSEFTSYKHQLFCDRAVAMQVPYDRPGAPIPSCTYATAQDAGWTWDIGLHNRRGVGYVYSSSHCSDDAALDTLRRYVGPKADELKHRQLSFEAGFRKVQWYKNCVGIGLSVGFIEPLEATGISFAEVAALMLCNLFPWSGDTERSAKQFNEAMTKRFEHVIDFIKLHYYLSQRTDTAFWRDNRDPASASDYLKGKLEQWRHRPPSFLDIDASHDIFDENSWQYILYGMDFKTDISARAGALRFYEDAKREFESIRQQSHNALSAVPTHRDLVSEVVAHGFRPKKRARA